A section of the Streptomyces xinghaiensis S187 genome encodes:
- a CDS encoding branched-chain amino acid ABC transporter permease encodes MSTAAEIVLNGLALGSVYALVSLGFVIIFKASAVFNFGHGSLLLLGGYLTAVLHEHLGFAAALAVAVVATAAVAAAIERLLLRNTDPHAAHTLTIITIGVDIVLMTDLARRIGGDLLSLGDPWGNGIVEFAGVTVAQSRLASIVAAVIVIGAVFAVFRFTSWGLSLRAAAEDREAAALMGIRLERIRMLAWCLAGALAAIAAVFLTAFPSAGLERTTGHIALAAFPAAVLGGMTSPTGALLGSLLIGVTEALCAGYQTELSALGSGFSDVAPYAVMVLVLMFRPTGLLGTKETVRV; translated from the coding sequence ATGAGCACGGCTGCGGAAATCGTGCTGAACGGGCTCGCCCTCGGCTCGGTGTACGCCCTGGTCTCCCTGGGCTTCGTCATCATCTTCAAGGCATCCGCCGTCTTCAACTTCGGCCACGGATCGCTGCTGCTGCTCGGCGGCTACCTCACCGCCGTCCTGCACGAACACCTCGGCTTCGCCGCCGCGCTGGCCGTCGCCGTCGTCGCGACGGCCGCCGTGGCCGCCGCCATCGAACGGCTGCTGCTGCGCAACACCGACCCGCACGCCGCGCACACCCTGACGATCATCACCATCGGTGTGGACATCGTCCTGATGACCGACCTGGCCCGCCGCATCGGCGGCGACCTGCTGAGCCTCGGCGACCCCTGGGGCAACGGCATCGTCGAGTTCGCCGGCGTCACCGTCGCGCAGAGCCGGCTCGCCTCGATTGTCGCCGCCGTCATCGTCATCGGCGCCGTCTTCGCGGTCTTCCGCTTCACCTCCTGGGGCCTGTCCCTGCGCGCCGCCGCCGAGGACCGGGAGGCCGCCGCCCTCATGGGCATCCGGCTGGAACGCATCCGGATGCTCGCCTGGTGCCTCGCCGGGGCCCTGGCCGCCATCGCCGCGGTCTTCCTGACCGCCTTCCCGTCCGCCGGACTGGAGCGCACCACCGGGCACATCGCGCTGGCCGCCTTCCCGGCCGCCGTGCTCGGCGGCATGACCTCACCGACGGGCGCCCTGCTCGGCTCCCTGCTCATCGGCGTCACCGAGGCCCTCTGCGCCGGCTACCAGACGGAACTCTCCGCGCTGGGCTCCGGCTTCAGCGACGTCGCACCGTACGCGGTGATGGTGCTGGTCCTCATGTTCCGCCCGACCGGGCTGCTCGGTACGAAGGAGACCGTCCGTGTCTGA
- a CDS encoding branched-chain amino acid ABC transporter permease: MTTARVLPLAAALLLCLFPFYLDAAWLQIGLFAMAAAIGAIGLNLLTGSTGQLSLGHAFFLAVGAYGYAWFGGDPGPGLPPLLALLLAVALTGLAGGLFSPIAGRLRGMYLGVATLALVFLGHHVMLNAEPVTGGFNGRSVPPMEIFGFSFTGSDPYLAVLGVPFGATERLWYLALVLLAFAWWTAHNLLRGRSGRALTAVRDSEVAAAVLGVPVARYRSGAFIVSSMYAGLAGALIALISQTVVPDYFSLALSIDYLAMIVIGGLGSVGGAAVGALFVSALPLVIARYADQLPLIEPPGAPGNAVGPADAARYLYGAAIVLILLRAPGGLSGLLHSGKLRRFRTGVRPRTTNETQEPTS, encoded by the coding sequence ATCACCACCGCCCGCGTCCTCCCCCTCGCCGCCGCCCTCCTCCTCTGCCTCTTCCCCTTCTACCTCGACGCCGCCTGGCTCCAGATCGGCCTGTTCGCCATGGCCGCCGCCATCGGCGCCATCGGCCTCAACCTGCTGACCGGCAGCACCGGCCAGCTCTCCCTGGGCCACGCCTTCTTCCTCGCCGTCGGCGCCTACGGCTACGCCTGGTTCGGCGGCGACCCCGGCCCCGGGCTGCCGCCGCTGCTCGCGCTCCTCCTCGCCGTCGCCCTGACCGGCCTCGCGGGCGGCCTGTTCAGCCCCATCGCCGGCCGGCTGCGCGGCATGTACCTGGGCGTCGCCACCCTCGCCCTGGTGTTCCTCGGCCACCACGTGATGCTCAACGCCGAGCCGGTCACCGGCGGCTTCAACGGCCGCTCCGTACCGCCCATGGAGATCTTCGGCTTCTCCTTCACCGGCAGCGACCCGTACCTGGCCGTGCTGGGCGTGCCCTTCGGCGCCACCGAACGCCTCTGGTACCTCGCCCTGGTGCTGCTCGCCTTCGCCTGGTGGACCGCGCACAACCTGCTGCGCGGCCGCTCCGGCCGGGCGCTCACCGCCGTACGCGACAGCGAGGTGGCCGCCGCCGTGCTGGGCGTGCCCGTCGCCCGCTACCGCTCCGGCGCCTTCATCGTCTCCTCGATGTACGCCGGTCTCGCCGGCGCGCTGATCGCCCTGATCTCCCAGACCGTGGTGCCCGACTACTTCAGCCTGGCGCTCTCCATCGACTACCTCGCCATGATCGTGATCGGCGGACTCGGCTCGGTCGGAGGCGCCGCCGTCGGCGCGCTCTTCGTCAGCGCCCTGCCGCTCGTCATCGCCCGCTACGCCGACCAGCTACCGCTGATCGAGCCGCCCGGGGCCCCCGGAAACGCCGTCGGCCCCGCAGACGCCGCCCGCTACCTCTACGGCGCGGCCATCGTCCTCATCCTCCTCCGCGCCCCCGGCGGGCTGAGCGGCCTGCTGCACAGCGGCAAGCTCCGCCGCTTCCGTACCGGCGTCCGTCCCCGTACCACCAACGAAACCCAGGAGCCCACCTCATGA